A genome region from Hymenobacter tibetensis includes the following:
- a CDS encoding BLUF domain-containing protein: MHLLIYSSSATHPFSDDELQELLTKARLRNARENVTGLLLYHDGQFMQLLEGDADVVHRLYSYIEQDPRHTSVLKLADKHVEARSFPDWAMAFRPVQAADFERLEGFRSPSSLDPAFEGLSGADSLLLNLLRQYMLVGE, encoded by the coding sequence ATGCACCTTCTTATTTACAGCAGCTCAGCCACGCATCCTTTCTCCGATGACGAGCTACAAGAGTTGCTCACCAAAGCGCGGCTGCGCAACGCAAGAGAAAATGTCACAGGCTTATTGCTATATCACGATGGGCAGTTTATGCAGCTGTTGGAAGGAGATGCCGATGTTGTACACCGCCTTTACAGCTACATCGAGCAGGACCCCCGTCATACCAGTGTTCTTAAGCTAGCCGACAAGCACGTGGAGGCCCGGAGCTTTCCTGATTGGGCCATGGCATTTCGTCCTGTGCAAGCTGCGGATTTCGAGCGGCTCGAGGGGTTTCGCTCTCCTAGTAGCCTCGACCCGGCTTTTGAAGGCTTGAGTGGTGCCGACTCACTGCTGCTGAACTTGCTGCGCCAGTACATGCTAGTTGGGGAATAG
- a CDS encoding NUDIX hydrolase, which translates to MTAASLLYHAQRLQALAQAGLAYTQNNYDVERYEEIRAISVQLLQELSANNEPLDKITRLFASETGYQTPKVDVRAVIFRGSEELLLVQEKMDANNWTLPGGWADVGYTPFEVAVKEAHEETGYHVEARRLLALFDKKNHPHPPQPWYVYKAFVLCEITGGMLLSDTPETTGARWFREEEISALSLSTDRVTASQLTTLFAFARQPQIPTLCD; encoded by the coding sequence ATGACTGCTGCCTCGTTGCTTTATCATGCCCAGCGCCTACAAGCCTTAGCACAAGCTGGCTTGGCCTATACGCAAAACAACTATGATGTAGAACGCTACGAGGAAATTCGTGCCATTAGTGTGCAGCTGCTACAGGAATTGAGTGCCAACAACGAGCCATTAGACAAAATAACTAGGCTATTTGCTTCTGAAACCGGCTACCAAACCCCCAAGGTAGATGTACGGGCCGTTATATTTCGAGGCTCCGAGGAACTCTTGCTGGTGCAGGAAAAGATGGATGCCAACAACTGGACGCTACCCGGTGGCTGGGCCGATGTCGGCTATACCCCCTTCGAAGTAGCCGTGAAAGAAGCTCATGAAGAAACCGGTTACCACGTAGAAGCCCGCCGTTTGCTTGCCCTCTTCGATAAGAAAAACCACCCCCACCCACCCCAGCCGTGGTACGTGTACAAGGCGTTTGTGCTCTGCGAAATCACCGGCGGTATGTTGCTTTCCGATACTCCCGAAACCACTGGGGCGCGCTGGTTTCGAGAAGAAGAAATCAGCGCCTTGTCGTTGTCTACGGACCGGGTTACAGCCTCGCAGCTCACCACACTGTTTGCGTTTGCACGTCAGCCGCAAATACCCACCCTGTGTGATTAG
- a CDS encoding tetratricopeptide repeat protein, with protein sequence MKFIPRIALAASLSAASPLVAQAQQTQVFANDERHFQEGLELFDRGKYGAAQQAFQRYLELTQRRAGELAANRIIDADYYYAVSGLYLQHPDAENRILAFATQNPAHPKAAVAFFELGKFYFDKKDYAKATDYLQRVGADNLSGEQRAEAEFKLGYSYFAQKDFDKAKLQFDRNKQGQHEYRYASSYYAGYLAYRAGDFAGARKDLAVAEQNDAYRPVVPAVMSQIYYKEGDFDGLIDYGSKALAQTPPPQGADEIQLLVGDAYYQKSDFKTAATYFNKYAAGRKKIEPAVQYKIGYANFKQGDFKGAIGSLKNVAARRDSLGQNAAYHLGLSYLQTNQKQLALNSFDAARKLGFDKNISENAALKYAQINYELGNTPEAIAALKDFNKRFPRSKNRAVADDLLSEGFLNSSDYAQALNYLDNLDDRSTKLNATYQRVAYLQAATLYNNARYSDALPLLDKSLKYPQDDALRAAAQVLKGEIYSVGQQYQPAITAYTAAARTARQGGVDADEKDFEQKARYGLGYAYYNTQQYDRARPQFQAWLQDPVAKPADPNYYDVTLRLADTYYVAKNYQQALDLYNKVITANATDKDYAYYQKSIVLGLMGRRDEAASTLSTLLRTTPNSRYAADAVYQQAQLDYEAGSYQQAVDGFTKLINNRPNSTLIPQALQKRGVAYANLQQHEKAVADFKQVLTAYPRTKSASSAIYSLQESLSALGRTEEFDQYLAQFKQQNPDSKASESVEFEAAKALYLAEKYAQAIPRLESYLKQYPGTTLAADGRYFLADAQLRTDKKVEALAGLKAVVEEGKSEYLNRAVGRVAELEFENKNYPEAIKYYTRLREVAQNKREAANAGLGLMKSYYESADYEGTRRVATELGTQAASPAATNAALLYLGKASMKAGNLDQALPELNTAATTAAADENGAEASYLVADILFQQKKYPEALDAAYKTNSSNYELWQGRGFLLIADIYAAQGETFQARATLNSIIDNKFPVAEIITGAKQRLAALPADAPAGGATTTPPKPTTTKPGTTKTTPAPKGKTAGRSSLLPSTAQPTDTTTNRTDGPIGQEE encoded by the coding sequence ATGAAGTTTATACCCCGGATTGCGCTGGCCGCCTCTCTCAGCGCTGCTTCCCCGCTAGTCGCCCAGGCACAGCAAACACAGGTGTTCGCCAACGACGAGCGCCACTTTCAAGAAGGCCTCGAACTCTTTGATCGGGGTAAATACGGTGCCGCTCAGCAAGCTTTCCAACGCTACCTGGAGCTAACTCAACGCCGAGCGGGCGAGCTGGCCGCCAACCGCATTATTGATGCTGACTACTACTACGCCGTGTCGGGGCTGTATCTGCAGCACCCCGACGCCGAGAACCGGATTTTAGCGTTTGCAACTCAAAACCCCGCTCATCCGAAAGCTGCGGTTGCCTTTTTCGAGCTAGGGAAGTTTTATTTCGACAAGAAAGACTACGCCAAAGCCACCGACTATCTGCAACGGGTTGGGGCCGACAACCTCTCGGGCGAGCAACGGGCGGAAGCCGAGTTCAAGCTAGGGTATAGCTATTTTGCCCAGAAAGACTTCGATAAGGCCAAGCTGCAATTTGACCGCAACAAGCAGGGACAGCACGAGTACCGGTATGCTAGTTCGTATTACGCGGGCTACCTAGCGTACCGCGCCGGCGATTTTGCAGGGGCTCGAAAAGACTTGGCCGTGGCCGAGCAGAACGATGCGTACCGCCCGGTGGTGCCGGCCGTGATGAGCCAGATATACTATAAGGAAGGAGACTTCGACGGCTTAATCGATTACGGTAGCAAAGCCCTAGCCCAGACGCCCCCGCCCCAAGGAGCCGATGAAATTCAACTCTTAGTGGGCGATGCATATTATCAAAAGAGTGATTTCAAGACGGCAGCCACGTATTTCAACAAGTATGCCGCGGGCCGTAAGAAGATAGAGCCAGCCGTACAGTACAAGATTGGCTACGCCAATTTCAAGCAAGGCGACTTCAAAGGGGCCATTGGGAGTTTGAAAAACGTAGCTGCGCGCCGCGATTCGCTGGGACAGAACGCCGCCTACCATCTGGGACTGAGCTACCTGCAAACCAACCAAAAACAACTTGCCCTCAATTCTTTCGACGCCGCCCGCAAACTCGGCTTCGACAAGAACATCAGTGAGAATGCGGCGCTTAAGTACGCGCAGATAAACTATGAGCTAGGAAACACCCCAGAGGCAATTGCGGCGCTGAAAGATTTCAACAAGCGCTTTCCCCGCTCGAAAAACCGCGCTGTTGCCGACGATTTGCTGAGTGAGGGTTTCCTAAACTCATCAGACTACGCGCAGGCTCTCAACTACCTCGACAACCTCGATGACCGGAGTACTAAGCTGAACGCCACCTACCAGCGCGTGGCGTACTTGCAAGCGGCTACGCTCTACAACAACGCCCGCTACTCTGATGCGCTGCCACTGCTGGATAAAAGCCTGAAGTACCCGCAGGATGATGCGTTGCGAGCGGCGGCACAGGTGCTTAAAGGTGAAATCTACAGCGTGGGGCAGCAATACCAGCCCGCCATCACGGCGTACACGGCGGCGGCTCGTACGGCCCGGCAAGGTGGCGTGGATGCCGATGAGAAAGACTTCGAACAAAAAGCCCGCTACGGGTTGGGCTATGCCTACTACAATACGCAGCAGTACGACCGGGCCAGGCCCCAGTTTCAGGCTTGGCTGCAAGATCCGGTAGCTAAGCCCGCCGACCCGAACTACTACGATGTAACGCTGCGCCTTGCCGATACCTACTACGTAGCCAAAAACTACCAACAGGCTCTGGACCTGTACAACAAGGTAATTACGGCCAACGCGACCGATAAGGATTACGCCTACTATCAAAAAAGCATAGTGCTGGGGTTGATGGGCCGCCGCGACGAAGCGGCCAGTACCTTGAGCACCTTGCTGCGTACCACACCCAACTCGCGCTACGCCGCCGACGCAGTATATCAGCAAGCCCAACTCGACTACGAGGCCGGTAGCTACCAGCAGGCTGTTGATGGCTTCACCAAGCTGATCAACAATCGTCCGAATTCCACTCTGATTCCGCAGGCACTACAAAAGCGGGGCGTAGCCTACGCCAACCTGCAGCAGCATGAGAAAGCAGTGGCCGACTTCAAGCAAGTGCTCACCGCTTATCCTCGTACCAAGTCAGCTAGCAGCGCCATCTATAGCCTGCAGGAAAGCTTGTCGGCACTAGGCCGTACCGAGGAATTCGATCAGTATCTGGCGCAGTTCAAGCAGCAAAACCCGGATAGTAAAGCATCCGAAAGCGTGGAATTTGAAGCTGCGAAAGCGCTGTATCTCGCTGAGAAATACGCGCAAGCTATTCCTCGCTTGGAGTCCTACTTGAAGCAGTACCCCGGCACAACGCTGGCAGCTGACGGCCGTTATTTTCTGGCGGACGCCCAGCTGAGAACCGACAAAAAAGTTGAGGCGTTAGCTGGTCTGAAAGCCGTGGTGGAGGAAGGGAAATCGGAGTACCTGAACCGGGCGGTAGGCCGGGTAGCAGAGCTGGAGTTTGAAAACAAGAACTACCCCGAGGCCATCAAATACTACACGCGGTTGCGTGAGGTTGCCCAAAACAAGCGCGAAGCCGCCAACGCTGGACTTGGGCTGATGAAAAGCTACTATGAAAGTGCCGATTACGAAGGCACCCGCCGGGTAGCTACCGAGCTAGGTACCCAAGCCGCCTCGCCAGCCGCTACCAATGCGGCCTTGCTCTACCTGGGCAAAGCCAGCATGAAGGCCGGCAACCTCGACCAAGCCCTACCCGAGTTGAATACGGCCGCCACCACGGCCGCGGCCGATGAGAACGGGGCCGAAGCGTCGTACTTGGTGGCTGACATTCTGTTTCAGCAGAAGAAGTACCCCGAAGCCTTGGATGCCGCCTACAAGACCAACTCCTCCAATTATGAGTTGTGGCAGGGCCGAGGCTTCTTACTGATTGCCGACATCTACGCTGCCCAGGGGGAAACGTTCCAGGCGCGCGCCACGCTCAACTCCATCATCGACAACAAATTTCCGGTGGCCGAAATCATCACCGGAGCCAAGCAACGCCTAGCCGCGTTGCCCGCCGATGCGCCGGCTGGTGGTGCTACCACCACACCACCCAAGCCCACGACCACCAAGCCGGGAACCACCAAAACCACTCCGGCGCCGAAAGGCAAAACCGCTGGGCGCAGTTCCTTGCTGCCCTCAACGGCACAGCCTACGGACACTACCACCAACCGGACCGATGGACCGATTGGGCAGGAGGAATAG
- a CDS encoding TonB-dependent receptor, which translates to MTFHPSKLLALAGLLAAAPAAVQAQTTRPNTRGKIEEAEIEIVKERVNQLPEAARNFEKIKIDPPAKTASKVGYTYPDFRLPADLLNPSVRVLTIRQEEPAPQTGNYLKAGVGNYGTFLGRAHLHNTRSNSASYGLDLNHLASARGPIDKKNSGQSRTSLDLHGETYSGATALGAKVELGRERYNFYGYNRDVAMLPEADNLKQTFTRAGVKVYARNQAPETTFQYDLGVGFRHWNDRFEAKENNLYATLRSAYVLGEKGRVSINGDLSFISFEDSLKYNRPYFQITPAYEATLNRLAVTVGATIGYTGDTIRQAQQFNVYPAVRVGYTVTEDKFVVYGGLGGGVERVTMYDLTTENPWLAPNQRVADTRRGPTVYFGFNAAPARALEVNARLTLSNDRNLYFYNNSRRDSTKFDLVYDKKATQLVNIHGEIIYNAAEKTRIGLKADYNGYNVKTLAEAFHRPAFQSVLFATHNVYDKLLLGAELYTYSSSFGSSFRRPVGGPFQPQREVVRPTDSVVDLNLRGDYRIKENLSIFAMGNNLLGRKYERFLNYPVKGINVLAGVTYDF; encoded by the coding sequence ATGACGTTTCATCCGTCGAAATTGCTGGCGTTGGCCGGTCTACTAGCTGCAGCACCTGCGGCAGTTCAGGCACAAACCACGCGCCCTAACACCCGCGGTAAGATTGAGGAGGCCGAAATTGAGATTGTAAAGGAGCGAGTGAATCAACTGCCAGAGGCCGCTCGCAACTTCGAGAAAATCAAGATTGACCCGCCGGCCAAAACGGCATCCAAAGTCGGCTATACCTACCCGGATTTTCGCTTGCCGGCCGATCTGCTTAACCCCTCGGTGCGGGTGCTTACTATTCGGCAGGAAGAACCAGCTCCGCAGACCGGTAACTACCTGAAAGCAGGGGTCGGCAACTACGGCACTTTTTTAGGCCGGGCACACCTGCACAACACGCGCAGCAACTCCGCCTCTTATGGCCTCGATCTGAACCATCTTGCTTCGGCCCGTGGCCCCATCGACAAGAAAAACTCCGGTCAGAGCCGCACTAGCTTGGACCTGCATGGCGAAACCTACAGTGGCGCTACGGCGCTCGGAGCCAAAGTGGAACTAGGCCGGGAACGGTACAACTTCTACGGGTACAACCGCGACGTAGCTATGCTGCCCGAAGCCGATAATCTCAAACAAACTTTCACCCGAGCTGGCGTAAAAGTATATGCTCGTAATCAGGCTCCGGAAACCACTTTTCAGTATGATTTGGGAGTAGGTTTTCGCCACTGGAACGACCGTTTCGAGGCCAAGGAAAACAATCTATATGCTACGCTGCGCTCGGCGTATGTGCTTGGGGAGAAGGGCCGGGTGAGTATCAATGGCGACTTGTCGTTCATTTCATTCGAGGACTCGTTGAAATACAACCGGCCTTATTTCCAAATCACACCGGCCTATGAAGCGACGCTGAACAGGCTGGCGGTGACTGTGGGTGCCACTATTGGCTATACCGGCGACACCATCCGGCAGGCTCAGCAGTTCAACGTGTACCCGGCGGTGCGGGTGGGCTATACCGTAACAGAAGACAAGTTTGTGGTCTATGGAGGCCTTGGCGGTGGCGTGGAACGAGTTACGATGTACGACCTTACCACCGAGAATCCGTGGTTGGCACCCAACCAACGCGTTGCGGATACGCGTCGTGGGCCAACGGTATACTTTGGCTTCAACGCGGCACCAGCCCGCGCGCTGGAGGTGAATGCCCGCCTGACCCTAAGCAACGACCGGAACCTGTACTTCTATAACAACTCGCGCCGTGACTCCACCAAGTTCGACTTGGTGTATGACAAGAAGGCGACGCAATTAGTGAACATTCACGGTGAAATCATCTACAACGCGGCGGAAAAAACACGCATTGGGTTGAAAGCTGACTACAACGGCTACAATGTGAAAACTCTGGCCGAAGCGTTTCACCGGCCGGCATTTCAGTCGGTGTTGTTTGCCACGCACAACGTGTATGACAAGCTTTTGCTGGGCGCTGAACTCTACACCTACAGCTCTAGTTTTGGCTCTTCATTCCGGCGGCCGGTGGGTGGTCCGTTCCAGCCGCAGCGCGAAGTTGTCCGTCCCACTGACTCTGTGGTGGACCTGAACCTGCGCGGTGATTACCGCATTAAGGAAAATCTGTCCATCTTTGCCATGGGCAATAACCTCCTTGGTCGCAAGTACGAACGGTTTCTGAACTATCCGGTGAAAGGCATTAACGTGCTAGCCGGCGTGACCTACGACTTCTGA
- a CDS encoding HU domain-containing protein yields the protein MPLSTHIRTLLRDHDCVIIPDFGGLIADYAPARVHPVRHTLAPPAKRIAFNQSLTRNDGLLVDALSVQLNLSPAQARQMVREAVARMQQELEANQRTELPGIGIFRRAAGRGLEFEYSGSDNLLNASFGLPELVARPVRATDALLSRERQPAVPQLASGRATRGIKFLRGAVAAVLVGLVFSANYMFADQQGYLPDALRIKESSVEKQAPHVRVEPVAQTAPAVSQQEAALATTNNFKATRPVETPPAPKPAVVAKATPTAAAKPAAALPAHDGQGQKSKPAKAVAKPATKAPGWEKAAATNATAATSATTVKSRTGRYYVIAGSYTTMVNAEKGRQALVRLGHPARVITPPAGSRQYKLSVADFSDRTSADRQATILRKRMGNTLWVLNY from the coding sequence TTGCCGCTATCCACCCATATTCGCACCCTGCTTCGGGACCATGACTGCGTTATCATCCCTGATTTTGGCGGCCTGATTGCCGACTATGCGCCCGCTCGGGTTCACCCGGTGCGGCATACGCTGGCCCCTCCAGCCAAGCGCATTGCCTTCAATCAGTCGCTGACTCGCAACGATGGATTGTTGGTGGATGCGTTGAGTGTGCAACTGAATCTGAGCCCGGCCCAAGCCCGCCAGATGGTACGCGAAGCCGTAGCCCGGATGCAACAAGAGTTGGAAGCGAACCAACGGACCGAGCTTCCCGGTATTGGCATCTTCCGCCGGGCTGCTGGCCGCGGGCTGGAGTTTGAATACAGTGGGAGTGATAACCTGCTCAACGCCAGCTTTGGGTTGCCTGAGTTGGTAGCCCGCCCTGTGCGTGCCACCGATGCCTTGCTTTCGCGGGAACGGCAGCCTGCCGTGCCGCAGCTTGCTTCAGGACGTGCCACACGCGGCATAAAATTCCTGCGTGGAGCAGTGGCTGCGGTTTTAGTTGGGTTGGTGTTCTCAGCTAATTACATGTTTGCCGATCAGCAGGGCTATTTGCCTGATGCATTGCGAATAAAAGAGTCTTCGGTAGAGAAGCAAGCCCCCCACGTTCGGGTGGAGCCAGTAGCGCAAACTGCTCCAGCCGTCAGCCAGCAGGAAGCGGCTTTAGCTACTACCAACAACTTTAAGGCCACCCGCCCCGTGGAAACGCCGCCAGCTCCCAAGCCCGCGGTAGTTGCCAAAGCCACTCCAACGGCAGCAGCTAAGCCGGCTGCGGCATTGCCCGCACACGATGGCCAAGGCCAGAAAAGCAAGCCCGCCAAAGCTGTTGCCAAGCCTGCTACGAAAGCGCCCGGTTGGGAAAAAGCTGCCGCCACCAATGCAACCGCCGCTACCTCCGCCACGACAGTTAAAAGCCGCACCGGCCGTTACTACGTCATTGCGGGTTCGTATACCACGATGGTTAATGCCGAAAAAGGCCGCCAGGCGCTCGTGCGCTTAGGGCATCCGGCGCGCGTTATCACCCCGCCTGCTGGTAGCCGCCAGTACAAGCTTTCCGTGGCCGACTTCTCCGACCGCACTTCCGCTGACCGCCAAGCCACTATTCTGCGCAAGCGGATGGGCAATACTCTCTGGGTTCTCAACTACTAG
- a CDS encoding MotA/TolQ/ExbB proton channel family protein, with amino-acid sequence MTLLLSLLLQMQVGSAPAAAADSSATAANAAANAAAADLSLIDLIVKGGGIMIPLFLLSFISLYIIFERYITIRKAAAVPESFMPGIRNLMVKGDLQGAKMLCAQTATPLARMIEKGIRRIGLPLKDIETSVENVGKVEIARLEKNISILGIIAGIAPMLGFVGTIIGVIKIFYAISATGDFGIAQISGGLYTKMVTSATGLIVGIIAHIGYHWLSIMVERLVFRMENSAIEFMDILQDN; translated from the coding sequence ATGACGCTTTTGCTTTCCCTGCTGCTTCAAATGCAAGTTGGCAGTGCTCCCGCTGCTGCCGCTGATTCTTCTGCTACTGCCGCCAATGCCGCCGCCAACGCCGCGGCTGCCGACCTTTCCCTGATTGATTTGATAGTGAAAGGCGGCGGCATCATGATTCCGCTGTTTTTGCTGTCGTTCATCTCGCTCTACATCATCTTCGAGCGCTACATCACCATTCGCAAAGCCGCGGCAGTACCTGAGTCGTTCATGCCCGGCATTCGCAACCTGATGGTGAAAGGCGACTTGCAAGGTGCAAAAATGCTGTGCGCTCAAACGGCTACGCCGCTGGCCCGCATGATCGAGAAAGGCATCCGCCGTATCGGTTTGCCGCTCAAAGACATTGAAACCAGCGTAGAGAACGTTGGGAAAGTGGAAATTGCCCGCCTCGAAAAAAACATCAGCATCCTGGGCATCATTGCTGGTATTGCGCCGATGCTGGGCTTCGTGGGTACTATCATCGGGGTAATCAAGATTTTCTACGCCATCAGTGCCACCGGTGACTTTGGCATTGCCCAGATTTCGGGTGGTTTGTACACCAAAATGGTAACCTCCGCCACGGGCCTCATTGTGGGCATCATTGCGCACATCGGCTACCACTGGCTCAGCATCATGGTCGAGCGCCTTGTATTCCGGATGGAAAACTCGGCCATCGAGTTCATGGACATTCTTCAGGACAACTAA
- a CDS encoding ExbD/TolR family protein: protein MNLSRRRKLSSHVETSSMNDIMFFLMLFFLIVSTMVNPNVIKLLLPNAKSSKQVMKQPITVSVDAAGAVFVNKKPTTAQGLEAELTSLIQNQQLDLPTVVLRVDASQNVQKLVDILEIGNRLKIKMVMATQAQQAAGK, encoded by the coding sequence ATGAATTTAAGCCGGCGCCGAAAACTCTCCTCGCACGTCGAGACCAGCTCGATGAACGACATCATGTTCTTTCTGATGCTGTTCTTCCTGATTGTGTCGACGATGGTGAACCCCAACGTTATCAAGCTGCTGCTACCCAATGCCAAGAGCAGCAAGCAAGTTATGAAGCAGCCTATTACCGTGTCAGTGGACGCAGCTGGGGCGGTTTTCGTTAATAAGAAGCCGACCACGGCGCAGGGCTTGGAGGCCGAGCTAACCAGCCTGATTCAAAACCAGCAGCTCGATTTGCCGACCGTTGTGTTGCGCGTAGATGCTTCGCAGAATGTGCAGAAGCTGGTAGATATTCTTGAAATTGGTAACCGTCTGAAGATAAAGATGGTGATGGCCACGCAGGCCCAGCAGGCCGCCGGAAAGTAA
- a CDS encoding bifunctional folylpolyglutamate synthase/dihydrofolate synthase, which translates to MTYAETLEYLYSQLPVFQRVGAAGYKPGLGNTEKLAAAMGNPERRLRCVHVAGTNGKGSSSNLLAAVLQAAGYKVGLYTSPHLREFTERIKVNDQDLTPEYLVAWVAQWKPLFELVQPSFFEMCVALAFSYFAEQQIDVAVIEVGLGGRLDSTNIITPLVSLITNISFDHQNLLGETLPLIAAEKAGIIKPGIPAIISQTQPEVQTVFEQKAAAEHAPLLFADQHYRTILEVQPAPDQEVQVLSVTYDGNPLLTHLELGLVGEYQQLNLPGVLAVLDELRRQGFEVPEAAVREGLRNVRQLTGFRGRWTILGRQPLVVCDTGHNEAGLQLVMSQLARLPRRQLHFVLGVVNDKDVSKMLALLPTEATYYFCQATIPRALPAATLAEAAAAVGLQGRACGPVSVAVAAAQAAAGPDDVVFIGGSTFVVAELTF; encoded by the coding sequence ATGACCTACGCTGAAACCCTTGAGTATCTCTACAGCCAACTGCCCGTTTTCCAGCGAGTAGGGGCGGCAGGCTACAAACCAGGGTTGGGAAACACCGAAAAGCTTGCCGCGGCTATGGGCAACCCGGAGCGGCGGCTACGGTGCGTGCACGTAGCCGGAACGAATGGCAAAGGCAGCAGCTCCAACTTGCTGGCGGCGGTGCTGCAAGCGGCCGGCTATAAGGTGGGGCTGTACACCTCGCCGCATCTGCGGGAGTTTACGGAGCGAATCAAAGTGAACGACCAAGATCTTACGCCCGAGTACCTGGTGGCGTGGGTGGCCCAATGGAAGCCTCTGTTTGAGTTGGTGCAGCCCTCATTTTTCGAGATGTGCGTGGCGCTGGCGTTTTCCTATTTCGCCGAACAGCAGATAGACGTAGCGGTGATTGAGGTAGGGCTAGGGGGGCGGCTTGATTCCACCAACATCATTACCCCGCTCGTTTCCCTGATTACAAACATCAGCTTCGACCACCAAAACCTGCTGGGTGAGACGCTGCCCCTGATTGCCGCCGAAAAAGCGGGCATCATCAAGCCGGGCATCCCTGCTATTATCAGCCAAACGCAGCCAGAAGTACAAACTGTGTTCGAGCAGAAAGCCGCTGCCGAGCACGCACCTCTGCTTTTCGCCGACCAGCACTATCGCACTATTCTGGAAGTCCAGCCCGCCCCTGATCAGGAAGTTCAGGTGCTATCCGTAACGTACGACGGAAACCCACTGCTTACGCATCTAGAGCTAGGGTTGGTGGGGGAATATCAGCAATTGAATCTGCCGGGCGTGTTGGCGGTGCTGGACGAACTGCGCCGCCAGGGATTTGAGGTGCCGGAGGCTGCCGTGCGTGAAGGTCTGCGGAACGTCCGCCAACTCACGGGTTTCCGGGGACGCTGGACTATTCTGGGCCGCCAGCCGCTCGTGGTCTGCGACACTGGGCACAATGAAGCAGGCCTGCAGCTGGTGATGAGCCAACTGGCCCGGCTGCCCCGCCGGCAACTACATTTTGTGTTAGGCGTGGTCAACGACAAAGACGTGTCGAAGATGCTGGCGTTGCTGCCAACAGAAGCAACGTACTATTTCTGTCAGGCTACTATCCCGCGCGCGTTGCCGGCTGCCACCCTCGCTGAGGCGGCGGCGGCAGTGGGCTTGCAGGGCCGGGCCTGCGGGCCGGTGTCAGTGGCCGTAGCCGCGGCTCAGGCTGCGGCCGGGCCCGATGATGTGGTCTTCATTGGGGGCAGTACCTTTGTGGTAGCGGAGCTTACATTCTGA